In Salvia miltiorrhiza mitochondrion, complete genome, the following are encoded in one genomic region:
- the orf119a gene encoding hypothetical protein, which produces MGFAFEAELVGVMMAVDIAFSKGWHSLWIESDSIYVVSLLRSRSMIVPWNHRNRWLYTLHLIRQMNIVVTHIFREGNHVADALANAAGDLKWWNSMPDFISSAVYRDIAGVSFFRFIHC; this is translated from the coding sequence ATGGGTTTTGCTTTCGAGGCGGAGCTCGTAGGGGTCATGATGGCTGTGGATATCGCTTTCTCTAAGGGATGGCATTCTCTCTGGATTGAATCAGATTCAATCTATGTGGTGTCTCTTCTTCGATCGAGATCTATGATCGTGCCTTGGAACCACCGGAACAGATGGCTGTACACATTGCATCTCATCCGCCAGATGAATATAGTTGTGACACATATCTTTCGGGAAGGAAATCACGTTGCCGACGCATTAGCCAATGCTGCGGGAGATTTGAAGTGGTGGAACTCTATGCCCGATTTCATCAGTTCGGCAGTCTATCGAGACATTGCGGGCGTCTCTTTTTTTCGTTTCATACACTGTTAG
- the orf107b gene encoding hypothetical protein, whose product MSCSHASGLSPQLSSLWRTAFITCVWVIWSTRNRLLFSNYSPLINSAAAFIWASLKEANSFNIGAMHNSIDDLLRLRAFSISGCPNQNQIRLRLSYRLLGNLLLRAG is encoded by the coding sequence ATGTCATGCAGCCATGCAAGTGGATTAAGTCCGCAATTATCCTCTCTTTGGCGCACAGCTTTCATAACCTGCGTTTGGGTGATTTGGTCGACACGGAATAGACTTCTATTTTCTAATTATTCACCATTAATCAATTCTGCTGCAGCGTTCATTTGGGCGTCATTAAAGGAAGCAAATTCCTTTAACATTGGAGCAATGCATAACTCTATTGATGATTTGCTGCGTCTCCGGGCTTTCTCCATATCAGGTTGTCCAAACCAAAACCAAATAAGGCTCCGGTTATCTTACAGATTACTTGGCAACCTCCTCCTCCGGGCTGGATAA
- the orf99b gene encoding hypothetical protein yields MRSTVQRMSLWICSRRYLKPSSWGSTPGVVARAHSTLPQIALRVWPLLLISRNLSSEELLDSVKRKPYPHGLAHRSRAVPPVTCPGRFRQEVLRAYPKM; encoded by the coding sequence ATGAGATCAACTGTTCAAAGAATGAGCCTTTGGATTTGTAGTCGTAGATATCTCAAGCCGTCTAGCTGGGGCAGCACACCGGGCGTCGTCGCTCGAGCACATAGCACACTTCCGCAAATAGCCCTAAGGGTGTGGCCCTTGCTATTGATCTCTCGAAATCTATCATCGGAGGAGCTTCTCGACTCGGTCAAAAGAAAACCATATCCTCATGGTCTCGCCCACAGGTCAAGGGCCGTACCACCCGTAACGTGCCCAGGTCGCTTCCGTCAAGAGGTATTACGCGCATATCCGAAAATGTAG
- the orf152 gene encoding hypothetical protein, with protein MVCLSLILALLNYHPHPSLCVPTMTKNPLSVSQLCQHNDVSVVFNSSCFQVKDRRTGATILQGPHKDGVYLRFVDNYFQRKIIILYTDNGGEFTALASFLATHGITHLTTPPHTPEHNSYAERRHRHIVETGLTLLHHASIPLTFRPFAFLC; from the coding sequence ATGGTTTGCCTATCACTCATATTGGCTCTCTTAAATTACCATCCTCATCCCTCCCTTTGTGTTCCCACCATGACCAAAAACCCTCTTTCTGTTTCTCAACTCTGTCAACATAATGATGTTTCTGTTGTCTTTAATTCCTCATGCTTTCAGGTGAAGGATCGTCGCACGGGGGCCACAATCCTCCAAGGACCACATAAAGATGGTGTCTACCTTCGCTTCGTAGATAATTATTTTCAACGGAAAATTATCATTCTTTATACCGATAACGGCGGCGAATTTACTGCACTTGCATCTTTTCTTGCTACTCATGGAATAACCCACTTAACTACACCACCTCATACTCCTGAACATAATAGTTACGCCGAGCGTCGTCACCGCCACATTGTTGAAACTGGACTGACCTTACTTCACCATGCGTCTATCCCGCTAACATTTAGGCCCTTTGCTTTTCTTTGCTAA
- the orf127 gene encoding hypothetical protein: MDNRRLTSRIRSSSFRPAPYRLSSGLLTGFVDSGSIGQRMNDHDHKGLAAKKKKSLTKMSTVPKRCVNIACLQAYLVSLPWQKEGAAWAGTLTKGHADANGPSLATRQFIVKVAGVLMPVANHYPET; the protein is encoded by the coding sequence ATGGATAATCGACGGCTAACTTCAAGAATCAGATCTAGCTCTTTTAGGCCAGCTCCTTATCGGCTTTCTTCGGGCCTATTAACAGGATTCGTGGATTCCGGATCCATCGGGCAAAGAATGAACGATCATGATCATAAAGGCCTAGCGGCCAAAAAAAAGAAATCTCTAACCAAAATGTCTACCGTGCCAAAACGCTGTGTCAATATCGCCTGTCTCCAAGCATATCTCGTGTCTCTACCGTGGCAAAAGGAAGGGGCAGCTTGGGCAGGAACCCTAACAAAAGGCCATGCAGACGCTAACGGACCATCGCTCGCTACCCGACAATTCATCGTGAAGGTTGCTGGTGTGCTAATGCCGGTCGCTAATCACTACCCAGAAACTTAG
- the orf106c gene encoding hypothetical protein, with protein MKAPGVERTTHFPHPTGNCITDRFLARSRTSHGVVPSYTSCQYWDAPLPWSIINAKLFRKVSKGDSIKGLARIQVRLSYNRGSSHVILDPMGRLYLNNPNSEEATA; from the coding sequence ATGAAGGCTCCCGGGGTTGAAAGGACAACACACTTTCCACACCCTACGGGGAACTGCATTACAGATCGATTCCTGGCGAGGAGTAGAACAAGCCATGGAGTGGTTCCCAGCTACACCTCATGTCAGTATTGGGATGCCCCGTTGCCTTGGTCTATCATCAATGCAAAGCTATTCCGTAAAGTAAGCAAGGGAGATTCAATCAAGGGCTTAGCAAGAATCCAAGTGCGCTTAAGCTACAATCGAGGTTCCTCTCATGTGATACTTGATCCAATGGGGCGCCTCTACTTGAACAATCCAAATAGCGAGGAAGCAACTGCGTGA
- the orf124b gene encoding hypothetical protein, translated as MKAEMEVQARVGIPNQCSQVRTNTQDKDKLQPACIEFSRILNQPEALENEVEKKCLERACPLPIGNAFARFLSSGSRPVSVHKNARFIPLVRFDYMKSCLVDRIVSRPLDRRSFILPVNHQRIE; from the coding sequence ATGAAAGCAGAGATGGAAGTTCAAGCACGGGTGGGTATTCCCAACCAGTGTTCACAAGTACGCACCAATACACAGGATAAAGATAAGCTACAACCGGCATGCATAGAGTTTTCGCGGATACTGAACCAGCCTGAAGCTCTAGAAAACGAGGTGGAAAAGAAATGCTTAGAGAGAGCCTGCCCCCTTCCAATAGGGAATGCCTTTGCCCGATTCCTATCCTCGGGATCCCGGCCAGTGTCTGTACACAAAAATGCTCGTTTCATACCTCTCGTTCGATTTGACTATATGAAGTCGTGCCTTGTAGACAGGATCGTAAGTCGTCCTCTTGATCGCAGAAGCTTTATCCTTCCGGTGAACCATCAACGAATAGAATAG
- the orf115a gene encoding hypothetical protein, with protein sequence MKSGNLEVLHSTIVNQINVFLQERGIGIPDQWTTYELIKEHVINDETLFNFNNTDYLNKMIEDLSVAQNPVWVEATIDIIKIISPSPLDQFSIVPFFPMKTEKLYFSFTNKSFIN encoded by the coding sequence ATGAAGAGTGGCAATCTCGAGGTACTTCATTCCACTATCGTGAATCAAATTAACGTATTTTTACAAGAAAGAGGAATCGGAATTCCTGATCAGTGGACAACCTATGAACTGATCAAGGAGCATGTCATTAATGATGAAACCTTATTTAATTTTAATAATACTGATTATTTGAACAAAATGATTGAAGATCTTTCGGTTGCTCAAAACCCGGTATGGGTTGAAGCAACCATTGATATAATCAAGATTATCTCCCCTAGCCCACTTGATCAATTTTCCATTGTACCATTTTTTCCTATGAAGACAGAAAAGTTGTATTTCTCATTCACAAATAAATCTTTCATTAATTAA